The DNA segment GAAGAATCAAACATTGATTTTGAAGATGAGTTCTTGGCGTAAATATGTATGTAGCTACCTAAGTATATGATATAcctaatagtttattttaaactagttaaggctttttaaaattcatcaattcaaagaaaaatacactTCGCATTGATAACGTCCTCTTCTTTGGAAGTCGATTGAAAAAGAAAATgacttgaaatataaaactagagTAGTTACTATTCGAAAacatcttaatatattttatatatttcacagTGCGTTTAATCAcgacattaattattataacaagtcGGTGACTGTTGGTGCAAGTTCGTCTTTCGGGATGTAGGTCCTATTATGGCTGCAGAGTTGGTAGGTGGTGATGACCACGTTGCCGTTATACCGTCCGCTAGGGTCCTGGCGTACCACGTGCACGTACTCATCACCCAAAGTGAACTCAACTTGGGGCGGCGCTGCCCAGTCACATACGGTTGTCACAGCTTTGTTCACTGCCGCTGGGTTCAGGCAAAACATCTGGGAACACATCAAAATTAGCAGCTTCATTATAAAGCAAATTGATTGTCGgtgtgtaaaatatgaaatatctaatatacgcctgttttatttttataaagatcgCTAAGAgactttaacataatatatgccCGGTGATACGTATCAATCTAGTAGGAGGGGAATAAAGTTAACGCTTCCGAATAGAGATTCTATGCTGATCGAA comes from the Manduca sexta isolate Smith_Timp_Sample1 chromosome 13, JHU_Msex_v1.0, whole genome shotgun sequence genome and includes:
- the LOC115443435 gene encoding uncharacterized protein LOC115443435 isoform X2 codes for the protein MSSPPHCTHVSKDTDYLSKFKFTYPTVYIPPGQREAYQQMFCLNPAAVNKAVTTVCDWAAPPQVEFTLGDEYVHVVRQDPSGRYNGNVVITTYQLCSHNRTYIPKDELAPTVTDLL
- the LOC115443435 gene encoding uncharacterized protein LOC115443435 isoform X1 → MTSFKKFLLLCSAVIASGANLKKMSSPPHCTHVSKDTDYLSKFKFTYPTVYIPPGQREAYQQMFCLNPAAVNKAVTTVCDWAAPPQVEFTLGDEYVHVVRQDPSGRYNGNVVITTYQLCSHNRTYIPKDELAPTVTDLL